CCCGGAGGTGGCGCGATGGCTTCCCCTGAAGTCCTGCTTGTGCAGGCATTCAATGAGGCGTTCAACCGTCATGACGCCGAGGCCATGCTGGCCCTGATGACTGACGACTGCGTCTTTGAGAACACAGTGCCGCCCCCCGATGGCGCCCGTTACGTGGGGCAGGCGGAGGGGCGGGCCTTCTGGCAGGCGTTCTTCCGCGCTTCGCCTGCCGCCCGGATCGCCATCGAGGAACTGGTTATCTGTGGCGAACGGGGCTTTCAGCGCTGGGTATACCGCTGGACGGACGCTGCCGGACGGGCAGGGTATGTGCGCGGCGTGGATATATTCCGTTTTCGTGACGGCAAGATCGCGGAGAAGCTGTCCTACGTCAAAGGTTGACCGGCGACAGGCCATCTGCTGGCATCTGCCGTACCCTGAGGAGGGAGATACAATGAAGTATCGCATTCTGGGCCGGACGGGCCTGCGCGTTTCAGTGGTGGGGGTGGGCACCTGGCAGTTCGGCGGGGAATGGGGGCGCGCCTTTAGCCAGGCCGAAGCGGACGCCATCCTCAGCCGGGCCAAGGTGCGCGGCATCAACCTGATCGACACCGCTGAATGCTATGGTGATCACGTTTCCGAGGCGCTGATCGGGAACTTTTTGCGCCGCGACCGGCGCGAGGACTGGATTGTCGCCACCAAGTTCGGTCACCGCTTCCGCAGTAACTTCACCCGCGATGATCTGTGGAGCGCCGCCGCCGTGCGCCAGCAACTTGAGGATTCCCTGCGCGCCCTGCAGACTGACTATATTGATCTCTACCAGTTTCATTCCGGCGGGGATGACGCCTTTGACAACGACGAGCTGTGGACGATGCTGGCCAAACAGGTACAGGCAGGCAAAATCCGCCACCTGGGCGTCTCCATCAGCAGCCAGGGCAACCGCCGCCACCAGGTTGCCGGGGCCGTTGCCGTCGGTGCGGGGGCGATCCAGCTGGTCTATAACCGCCTGGAGCGCGAGCCGGAGGCGGAGTTGCTGCCGCTGTGCCTGGCGCACAACCTGGGTGTGCTGGCCCGTGTGCCGCTGGCCAGCGGCCTGCTCAGCGGCAAGTATAAACCCGGTGCCACCTTCACCAACCCCGCCGATGTGCGTTCCCTGCGGGAACAGGAGCGCCTCCAGGCCCAGCTCCGCGAGGTGGAAGAAATCCGGGCGCGGGAAGTGCCGCCCGGCGTAGACATGGCTGCCTGGGCGCTGGCCTGGTGCCTCAAGCACCCGGCGGTAAGCTGTGTCATCCCCGGCTGTAAGTCGCCGGAGCAGGTCGACGCCAACGCCGACGCTGCCGGGCTTGACCTGGTCGCCGACGATCACCCGCAGGCAGCCTGAGCCATCGGTACGAAAGGCGCTCTTATGAAGATCATTGGCTTGATTTCCGGCACTTCGGCGGATGCCATCGACGCGGCGCTATGCGAGATCAGCGGCGCGCCGCCGAATCTTCGCGCCCGCATTGTCGCCGCCCGGACGCATCCGTACCCGCCTGGCTTCCAGGCTCGCATCCTGCGCCAGATTCGCCCGGAGAGCAGCCGGGTGGATGAGCTGTGTGAGCTGAACGCTGCGCTGGGGGAGTTGTTCGCGGAAGCAGTGCTGGCCCTGCTGGTGGAAAATGGTCTGACTCCCGCTGATGTGGACCTGATCGGTTCGCACGGGCAGACGGTATGGCACACCGTCCAGCCGGACGGACGGGCTACCGCCACCCTGCAGATCACCGAGGCCAGCGTGATCGCTGAGCGGACGGGCATCACCACGATCAGTAACTTCCGCCCGCGCGATATCGCCGCCGGCGGGCAGGGCGCCCCGCTGACCAGTTATGCCGACTGGCTGCTACTGCGCCACCCCGATCACTGGCGGGCCATCCAGAACCTGGGTGGTATCGCCAACGTGACCTTCCTGCCGCCGCTGAACGATTCCGTTAGCGATCCGCTCAGCTTCGATACCGGCCCGGCCAACTGCCTGATCGATGAGATCGCTGTGCTGCTGAGCGAGGGCAGGCAGAGCTATGATGTAGATGGTGCACTGGGCGCGGCGGGGACGGTCGATGAAACCTGGCTGGCCGCCCTGCTGGATCACCCGTACTACCGCCGCCAGCCACCCAAGACGACCGGGCGCGAGTTGTACACGGCAGCGATGGCCGCCGACTTGCTGGCGACCGGACGGGCGCGCGGTCTGCGCGATGTTGACGTGGTCGCCACGGTGACCGCGCTCACGGCAGCCAGCATCGCTGACGCTTACCGCCGCTTTGCCCCGGCGCCGATCGCCGAGGTGATCATCGGCGGCGGCGGGCGGCACAACCCGACCCTGATGCGTATGATCCGGGATCGGCTGGGCGGCATCCCTGTTCGCACCCACGAGGATGTCGGCCTGGACAGCGATAACAAGGAAGCGCTGGTCTTTGCCCTGCTGGCCCATGAGACCTGGCACGCCCGCCCCGGCAACCATCCCGCCCTGACCGGCGCGCGCCATCCGGTGGTGTTGGGCCAGATTACACCCGGCGCGAACTACATCGCCCTGGCCCGCCAGACCTGGGGCGCGCCGGGTTGAAGCGGCGGGCGGCACCGGCGACCGGGAGACCGGGAGCAGCCCTGCGCTATAATCGTGCCCGGTGTATGGATTACCCAGGCGGCAAACCCTTATGGCAGGCAGACCTTTTGCGCGTTATGCATGGCTGGTGACCGGCTTCACTGTACTGGTCATCCTGTGGGGGGCGGTGGTAAGGGCCACCGGCTCCGGCGCGGGATGCGGCAACCACTGGCCTACCTGCAACGGCCAGATCATCCCCCAGCCGGAGCAGATCGAGACGTTGATCGAATTCATCCATCGTCTGACCAGCGGCCTGTCCGGCTTGCTGGTGCTGGCGTTGGCGGTGTGGGCCTTCCGCGCTGGCTGGGCTACCCGCTTCACACGGCGGGCGGCGGCGCTGGCCCTGCTTTTTATGATGGTGGAGGCCCTCGTGGGCATGCTGCTGGTGCGGCTGGAACTGGTCGCGGATAACGCCTCCACGACGCGAGCGGTGGTTATTGCCCTGCATCTGGTCAACACGCTGGCCCTGCTGGCTAGCCTGGCCCTGACCGCCTGGAGCGCCTCCGGACAGCGGATCAGCCTGCAGGGGAAGCCGCGCCGCCTGGCGGGATTACTGGGTCTGGCGCTGGCGGGGATGGTGCTGCTCTCCGCGGCGGGGGCGGTCACGGCGCTGGGGGATACGCTCTTCCCACCGGAATCACTGATCGCTGGCCTGCAACAGGACCTGGACGCTACCGCCCACTTCCTGATCCGGCTGCGGGTGATTCATCCGGCCATTGCCCTGCTGGTCAGCGCCTTCCTGCTGGTCGCCGGGCAGGAATTCCTGGCGGCCTCGGCAACGGCGCGTCGTCCGGTCATCGCCATGTATGCGCTGGTGATCCTGCAGATCGCCGCTGGATTCGTGAACGTGATCCTGCTCGCGCCGGTCTGGATGCAGGTACTGCACCTGTTACTGGCGGATAGCCTGTGGCTGGCGCTGGTGCTGGTGGCGGCGGAGGCTCTGGCAGCGGAAGGCGCCTCTCCAGCAGCCCACCCGGCCTGAGGGCCGGGCGCGGCGGGCCATCGAGAAGAACGCTGAAAAGCGTACAATAGAAATATAACAGGCCGCCCGGTTGCCGCCGTGTGGCGGGAAAGGATGCCTGATGGGATTGCTGCGCCGTTTGCTGGGGCGGCAAAAGGAAGCGCGCGGCCCCGGCCCGGGAGCCACGCCCGGCGAGTTGCTCGACTTCCTGGAAGCGCGCCGCGCTGATGCTGAGAAAACGCTGCTGGGACGCACCCGGTTTTGCCCGCAGTGCCAGAGCAACTACCTGCGGGTGGGCGCCTGGGCCAGCCGGGGCCGCGCTGGCTGGACGCTGACGTGCGTCAATTGCGGCCTGTTACTGGAACAGACGACCGAGATCGAGGTGCGCTGACGGGCGCAGCCCCGGAGCCGCTGCAGCCTCACAGGCCGTTCTGGCGGCTTGCCTCGCGGTACTGGCACCACTCACACTTGGGATCGGCGGCGGGCGGTTCCGGGAGTTCCAGCACGGTCAGCACCTCGTCCAGAAAGGCCAGGAAGGACTCGTCATCGGGCTGGATGGCGTGCCACTTAAGCGGCCCGGAGAGGATCGAACGCGATGTGCCCTCGACGGCGTAGCTCTCCGGCGTGAATGCCAGCAGCCCCATGTGGCTGATCGGGCTGAGGGTGAACTTGCCCGGCGCGGGGTGTTCCAGGGCGTAGGCGTAGGCACGCAGCTGGCGGGCGTAAAGCTGCAGCGAAACCGCCTTGATGTCCGAAGTCTTGAAATCGATCACACCGTAGGAGCCATCGTCAAACTGCAGGACGGCGTCCAGCTTGCCGCGGATGGCACAGGTCGCCGTATGGCCATCCAGATGGATAGGGGCGGACTGTACCCACTTTTCGCCGAAGATCATCAGGCCAGGCGGCAAATCGGGCGTCATGGCCGCCGTTTCCTTCCACATGAAGTAAGCGCGCATCTCCCGGTCGATGATCCCGAAAATGTTGGGGAAGGGGCTGGAAGGCCGGTTGAACTTGCGCACCAGCTTGAGGTAAAAGCAGCGCTTGCATTCTTCCCACAGGAACGAAAAATCAGAAGGGCTGAGGATATAGTTGGTCATCGGGTTGTCCTGTTATCCCTGCCTGCCAGGGCAAAGCAAACCGGGGTCAGCCCGGCCTGCGGCTTCGATGGGTTGGTCTATCGCGGCGGGAAAAGGCGCTGGCCCAGAGTGCCGCCTGTTCTGCCGCTGTCAGGTCGCGCCACTGGCCCGGTTGTAGCCCTTCCAGCGTGATCGGCCCTACTGCCCAGCGCACCAGCCGTAACGTGGGATGGCCGACCGCTGCCGTCATGCGCCGTACCTGCCGGTTGCGGCCCTCGGTGATCGTCAGCCGCAGCCAGCAGTCGGGAACACTGGCCCGGTAGCGAATCGGCACAGGGCGTGGCGGCAGATCGGGTGGCTCCGCCAGCAGCACCACCTCCGCCGGGCGGGTCAGACCATCCTTGAGCAGCACCCCTTCGCGCAGCGCCCGCAGCGCCGCCTCATCCGGGATGCGCTCCACTTGCACCAGATAGGTGCGCGGATGGGTATAACGCGGATCGGTCAGGCGGGCGCTGAGCGCTCCGGAATCCGTCAGGATCAGCAATCCCTCACTGTCGTAATCCAGGCGTCCGGCGGGGTAGACGCCCGGCACGTCCACGTAGTCAGCCAGCGTCGGGCGACCGACGGCGTCGGTGAACTTGCTCAGGACCAGGTACGGCTTCCACAGGCGAATCACGCGCATGAAACTCTCCGCGGCTTCCTGAGCTCTCTCAGCCCGGCATCGCTGGGATCATGACCGGTCTACGCGCCGGCCAGCAATGCCGCCCAGCGCGGATCATTCCGCAGGGGAGCCAGCGTTTCATCCGCTTCCGCCCAGTTGCGGAGCCGGGGAGCAGCAGTCAGCGCCGCTGTCAGCGCCGCCAGCGCCTCGTCGATCTGGCTCAGTCGGATCAGCAGGGCGATGTAGCGGCGCTGGATCGCCACTTCGTCGGGGGCCAGGTCCGCTGCGGCGCGGTAGGCATTGCGGGCGGCTTCCAGCTGGCCTTCCCGTTCCCAGCAACGGCCCAGGTTGGCGTGCGCCTCGGCAAAGCCGAAGTCAAGCTGGATGGCCCGGTTGAACGAGGCGCGGGCGTCGGCCAGCTTGCCCGCTTCCAGCTGGGCCAGGCCGAGCTGGTTATACAGGCGGGCGTCCTCTGGCTCCAGAAGGACCAGCCGCCGGTAAAACGAAACCGGATCCTCGCCGGGGGCGAGGATGTAGACGTATGCGCGCGTGCCGTCAGGTACGTCAGCGGGCGGGGTCAGGTAGATCGCGCCGTTGCCAAAGACGCCGATGTGAAAAGGCATAGCGGTTGCGCTCCAGAGTTTTCAGGGTGTAGCGGCGATTATACCCCTGCGGGCGGGTACAGGAGAAGAACGATGCCGGGAGGTCGGGAGACCGCCCTTAAGACAGCGACGTCTGGCATGGCGCTGGTGCTGACCAGTCGCCCTGATCAGCCCGCGGTGACCGCCCTGACCGCATCTTCCGGCAGCGGGGCGAAGGTGTCCAGCATGCGCCAGATATCCCCGTATGCGGAGGCTTCGTCTTCATCGAGCAGGTTAATAGCCTCCCCGGCCAGCCGCAGGTTGGCGCTGATGATCTGCCCGCCGGGGGTGTTGAGCAGCAGGGCCAGGCCGCCATGCGTCGCTCCGTCCGCGTCGCTGAAGCGGTAGGCGATGGCGTAACCATCCCCGTAGGTGCGTGTCACCGGCTGCACATCCAGCGTCTCCACGCCGGGGCGGCGCTCCACCAGCCAGGTTTCGGCGTCGGCGGGCGCTCCCAGGACGCCAGGCACAGCGGAAAGGGTCAGGGTATCGCCCTCGGCGCTGGTCAGCGTGGTGACGACGCGGCCCGGCCCCCCATCAGCCAGCGTCCAGCCAGCCGGGTAACGGATGGCGTAGCCCGCCGCTGGATCGACGACCGCCGTCCAGTCCAGCGGGGCGCGCAGGCCATCAGGCAATACGTGGAAGGAGGGCCGGACAAGCGCTTCCAGAGCGTCCAGCAACGGGGCATTGTTGCCCGGCGCTACCAGCCGCACGACGCAGACCAGCCGGGGGTCTTCTGGGACGACCCAG
This is a stretch of genomic DNA from Anaerolineae bacterium. It encodes these proteins:
- a CDS encoding aldo/keto reductase yields the protein MKYRILGRTGLRVSVVGVGTWQFGGEWGRAFSQAEADAILSRAKVRGINLIDTAECYGDHVSEALIGNFLRRDRREDWIVATKFGHRFRSNFTRDDLWSAAAVRQQLEDSLRALQTDYIDLYQFHSGGDDAFDNDELWTMLAKQVQAGKIRHLGVSISSQGNRRHQVAGAVAVGAGAIQLVYNRLEREPEAELLPLCLAHNLGVLARVPLASGLLSGKYKPGATFTNPADVRSLREQERLQAQLREVEEIRAREVPPGVDMAAWALAWCLKHPAVSCVIPGCKSPEQVDANADAAGLDLVADDHPQAA
- a CDS encoding pseudouridine synthase: MRVIRLWKPYLVLSKFTDAVGRPTLADYVDVPGVYPAGRLDYDSEGLLILTDSGALSARLTDPRYTHPRTYLVQVERIPDEAALRALREGVLLKDGLTRPAEVVLLAEPPDLPPRPVPIRYRASVPDCWLRLTITEGRNRQVRRMTAAVGHPTLRLVRWAVGPITLEGLQPGQWRDLTAAEQAALWASAFSRRDRPTHRSRRPG
- a CDS encoding anhydro-N-acetylmuramic acid kinase; the encoded protein is MKIIGLISGTSADAIDAALCEISGAPPNLRARIVAARTHPYPPGFQARILRQIRPESSRVDELCELNAALGELFAEAVLALLVENGLTPADVDLIGSHGQTVWHTVQPDGRATATLQITEASVIAERTGITTISNFRPRDIAAGGQGAPLTSYADWLLLRHPDHWRAIQNLGGIANVTFLPPLNDSVSDPLSFDTGPANCLIDEIAVLLSEGRQSYDVDGALGAAGTVDETWLAALLDHPYYRRQPPKTTGRELYTAAMAADLLATGRARGLRDVDVVATVTALTAASIADAYRRFAPAPIAEVIIGGGGRHNPTLMRMIRDRLGGIPVRTHEDVGLDSDNKEALVFALLAHETWHARPGNHPALTGARHPVVLGQITPGANYIALARQTWGAPG
- a CDS encoding tetratricopeptide repeat protein, translating into MPFHIGVFGNGAIYLTPPADVPDGTRAYVYILAPGEDPVSFYRRLVLLEPEDARLYNQLGLAQLEAGKLADARASFNRAIQLDFGFAEAHANLGRCWEREGQLEAARNAYRAAADLAPDEVAIQRRYIALLIRLSQIDEALAALTAALTAAPRLRNWAEADETLAPLRNDPRWAALLAGA
- a CDS encoding nuclear transport factor 2 family protein, which translates into the protein MASPEVLLVQAFNEAFNRHDAEAMLALMTDDCVFENTVPPPDGARYVGQAEGRAFWQAFFRASPAARIAIEELVICGERGFQRWVYRWTDAAGRAGYVRGVDIFRFRDGKIAEKLSYVKG
- a CDS encoding heme A synthase, translated to MAGRPFARYAWLVTGFTVLVILWGAVVRATGSGAGCGNHWPTCNGQIIPQPEQIETLIEFIHRLTSGLSGLLVLALAVWAFRAGWATRFTRRAAALALLFMMVEALVGMLLVRLELVADNASTTRAVVIALHLVNTLALLASLALTAWSASGQRISLQGKPRRLAGLLGLALAGMVLLSAAGAVTALGDTLFPPESLIAGLQQDLDATAHFLIRLRVIHPAIALLVSAFLLVAGQEFLAASATARRPVIAMYALVILQIAAGFVNVILLAPVWMQVLHLLLADSLWLALVLVAAEALAAEGASPAAHPA